The following DNA comes from Myxococcus fulvus.
CGCTCCAGCACCTGCCGGCTGTAGCGCCCGAAGTCCTCTTCGATTCCATGCAGCAGCGTCCCCAAGCGACGCGCGGTCTCCCCCACCTCTCCTGGCAGCCCTGAGAGCAGCGACAACACGCCCTTGAGCCGCACCAGCTCCCCTTCCTTCAACGCCAGCAACGGGAAGCGGCTGCGGACCAGCCGGTCCACGGTGCGCTCCACCTCGCCGCGCTCCTTCAAGGACTCCGGCGCCGGCAGCGAGGTGAGCAACTGGGTCAGCCAGCTGCGCAGGAACTTCACCCGCGACTGGAGGAAGGCGAGCTCCGCATGGGCCACCGCCGCGCGTGCCTCCTCCGAGAAGAACGCCGACGCCCCACCGCCTCGGGTGAAGGCGAGCTGTCCATCCAGGCCCAGCAGCGCGGCCAGCTCTCCGTCCGGCGCCTTGGAGGAGAACTCGCCGCGATAGAAGACGTACGCATCGCCGTTGATGACCGAGGCCGCCGCGAGAGGAGGGCTCGCCACCTCGCGCGTGAGCGCCTTGGCGTGCTCCCGCAGGCGTCCGTCCAGGATGCCCTGACACTCGCGCATCACCACGTCCACCGGGAGGCCCTCGCGCCGCAGGTTCTCGACCACCGACTGCACGGCGCGGCCGTACTGCTCGACGCGCTCGAACGGTGTGGAGGCCAGGACCTCTCGCGCATACGAGAGCCCCAGCGGCAGCAGCAGCTCCTCCTTGAAGCTGCGCTGGCTGGGGTCCAACGCGATGAGGGACTGCTCCAACTGGGACAGCCGACGCGAGTCCGCGGCCAGCGCCTCCAGCGGCTCCTTGCGGCCTCGCGGTGAGGCCCCCTGGAAGGCCACCGTGGCCCGGCGCCGCAGCGCGCCCACCACCCGCTTGCGCGCGTCGACCTCCACCCTGCGCAGCCGCTCCACCGTCGCAGGGGCACCCTCGGCCAACAGGCCCATCAGGTCGGCCATCCGCGACAGCTCCTCCTCCAGGTTGTCCGCCAGCCCGACGAGCCCCTCCAGCTTGAGGCCCTCCTCGAAGTCCGCGCTCTCCGCGGTCAGGGCAATCATCTCCAGGGCGCCCTCCAGGAAGCGCGCGGTGGCCTCACTCAGCGGCGTCAGCCCGGCCTTCAGCTCGGGGAGGACCCGGCAGAGCTCCAGCACGTCCTGGAACGACGTCAGCAGGGACAGGCCGCCTCTGCCCTCGCCCTGCCCCGCCATGCCTCGCGCCAGTCGCTGGTCCATCGCGGCCACCAACGCGCGCGCGGCGGCCAGCAGCGGCACCCGATTCTGCAGGTGGCGCGGCCCGGGCATCAGCTTGGACATGAGGCTGCGCGCGGAGGTGGACGCGATGGCCGGCTGCCAGTTGCGCGACAGCGCCTCCACCGTGGTGGCCTCATCCGCCGCGGCCAGCGACTGGGCCTCGCGCTCCAGCCCGCCGCCCAGCTCCTGGCGAATCTGGGCGATGACCTCGTCAAACGTGCGCTGCTCCAGCCGGACGATCTCGAGCTGCGCGCGCTCCCTCGGGTCCACCACGGACTTGAGCAGCGCGTCCGTCTCCGCCGAGGGCGGCCCTCCGAGCAGGAAGAACCAGCGCAGCGCGTCCAGGTCCTCCACGGAGGCCTCCAGCGGACGCTCGGGCCGCCGATAGATCTGATCCCGGACCACCGCCGCCTTCAGCGCCCACAGCGCCTTCACCGCCGAGCGCTGGGAGAAGTACTTCGTGGGCACGTAGTCGGGCAGCTTGGACACGTGCGACGTCAGCGCCCGCTCCAGCGCGTCCGTCAGGAGTTCCACGCCCTCCATCACCACGCTGGGCACCCGCACACGCGCCACCGCGTCCTGGAGCAGGTCCACCTGCTGCAGCGAGAGCGGCGCGCGCAGGTCCGCTCGCGCGCCGTGCTCGAAGCGCTGGAGCATGGCCGCCCGGCTCTCCTTCCGGGCGAAGGACTTCGGCACGAAGCTGATGAAGCTCAGCCGGTCCGCGAAGGCCAGGAGCAGCTCCGGCGAGCGCGCCAGCACCTCCGAGAGGTACCGGTTGCTCGTCATCACCACGCACTCGGTGCGGCCCGCCGTCACCCGCCGCCCGTGCTTGAGCTCGCGCTCGAACAGCACGTTGAGGATGGAGCGCAGCAGCATGTCCCGGCCGTCGAAGACCTCGTCCAGGAACGCGTGCTGCGAGCCCAGCATGCCCTCG
Coding sequences within:
- a CDS encoding AAA family ATPase; its protein translation is MQSQPTTYLQAARAFRHFFNELRDVYLERETLFTQLELALLSREHVLVVGPPGTAKSAIASAVLGRIIDEKTGLPSLFSKQLAESTVQTDLLGPVDFKVLTETGRTEYLTDEGMLGSQHAFLDEVFDGRDMLLRSILNVLFERELKHGRRVTAGRTECVVMTSNRYLSEVLARSPELLLAFADRLSFISFVPKSFARKESRAAMLQRFEHGARADLRAPLSLQQVDLLQDAVARVRVPSVVMEGVELLTDALERALTSHVSKLPDYVPTKYFSQRSAVKALWALKAAVVRDQIYRRPERPLEASVEDLDALRWFFLLGGPPSAETDALLKSVVDPRERAQLEIVRLEQRTFDEVIAQIRQELGGGLEREAQSLAAADEATTVEALSRNWQPAIASTSARSLMSKLMPGPRHLQNRVPLLAAARALVAAMDQRLARGMAGQGEGRGGLSLLTSFQDVLELCRVLPELKAGLTPLSEATARFLEGALEMIALTAESADFEEGLKLEGLVGLADNLEEELSRMADLMGLLAEGAPATVERLRRVEVDARKRVVGALRRRATVAFQGASPRGRKEPLEALAADSRRLSQLEQSLIALDPSQRSFKEELLLPLGLSYAREVLASTPFERVEQYGRAVQSVVENLRREGLPVDVVMRECQGILDGRLREHAKALTREVASPPLAAASVINGDAYVFYRGEFSSKAPDGELAALLGLDGQLAFTRGGGASAFFSEEARAAVAHAELAFLQSRVKFLRSWLTQLLTSLPAPESLKERGEVERTVDRLVRSRFPLLALKEGELVRLKGVLSLLSGLPGEVGETARRLGTLLHGIEEDFGRYSRQVLERRTAA